Proteins encoded within one genomic window of Aerococcus viridans:
- a CDS encoding DUF4368 domain-containing protein: MSAVISYVAHHESYFRNWMENRLKLRSAEMLKLLKKQLSQAEKRITELDRLYIKIYEDNASGRLSDDRFSMMSKTNEDEQASLKAEAARLREEIEVQERQTENIEQFIQTAKKYADLDGITPYALRELVSAIYVESPDKSSGHRVQRVHIRYDLVGFIPLDELTKQETA, from the coding sequence ATGAGCGCGGTGATTTCCTATGTGGCGCACCATGAGAGCTACTTCCGAAACTGGATGGAAAACAGGCTGAAACTGCGAAGCGCGGAGATGCTGAAACTCTTGAAAAAGCAGCTATCCCAAGCGGAGAAGCGTATCACGGAGCTTGACCGTCTGTATATCAAGATTTACGAGGATAACGCCAGCGGGCGACTTTCTGATGATCGGTTTTCCATGATGAGCAAGACCAACGAGGACGAGCAGGCAAGCCTAAAAGCGGAAGCGGCGCGTTTGCGGGAAGAAATTGAAGTACAGGAACGACAGACAGAAAACATTGAGCAGTTTATCCAGACGGCGAAAAAATACGCGGATTTGGACGGGATTACCCCCTACGCTCTGCGGGAACTGGTATCCGCAATCTATGTGGAATCCCCGGACAAGAGCAGCGGACACAGGGTACAGCGTGTCCATATCCGCTATGACCTTGTGGGCTTTATCCCGCTGGATGAACTGACAAAACAGGAAACGGCATGA
- a CDS encoding SDR family oxidoreductase → MRVLVIGANGGVSRHFADFVKDSETVEEVAAIRNLDQAPFFEERGIESVYLDLTKHTQADIEKILTDNNIDSVIFSAGAGGSGDDIVMMVDLDGAIKSMQAAEAVGIKRFVIVSTFRTGREEIEKGVLRVYTTAKTYADEWLKSRTNLDWTIVHPGILRDQPGSGKITTEPQAEIIDVARQNVAQTLLAVLENDNTIGKEFEVVDGDTDVTTAVQNL, encoded by the coding sequence ATGAGAGTACTCGTTATTGGTGCCAATGGTGGCGTATCTCGTCACTTCGCAGATTTTGTAAAAGATTCAGAAACAGTAGAAGAAGTTGCAGCTATTCGTAACTTAGACCAAGCCCCCTTCTTTGAAGAACGCGGGATTGAATCAGTTTACTTAGACTTAACTAAACACACACAAGCAGACATTGAAAAAATTCTGACCGACAATAATATTGATTCAGTGATTTTCTCTGCCGGTGCTGGTGGATCAGGTGACGACATTGTTATGATGGTTGACCTTGATGGCGCTATTAAATCTATGCAGGCAGCTGAGGCAGTTGGTATCAAGCGTTTCGTGATTGTATCTACATTTAGAACTGGTCGCGAGGAAATTGAGAAAGGTGTCCTACGCGTTTATACCACTGCGAAGACTTACGCAGACGAATGGTTGAAATCACGCACCAACTTAGATTGGACCATCGTTCACCCAGGTATCCTACGTGATCAACCAGGTTCTGGCAAAATCACAACTGAACCCCAGGCTGAAATCATTGACGTGGCCCGTCAAAATGTAGCCCAAACCTTACTAGCAGTTCTTGAAAATGACAATACTATTGGTAAAGAATTTGAAGTGGTAGATGGCGATACAGATGTCACAACAGCCGTTCAAAATCTATAA
- a CDS encoding DUF2829 domain-containing protein, with protein sequence MTFEEILPKLRQGADIIRDGWGGAEEYVKLVDPKEFEGQTITPYFLISVAGEGFSMFQPTVCDILAEDGLSLLTSNAHITYTIERKQILGHILH encoded by the coding sequence ATGACATTTGAAGAAATTTTACCTAAATTACGCCAAGGTGCAGACATTATCCGCGATGGTTGGGGTGGCGCAGAGGAATACGTAAAACTAGTTGACCCGAAAGAATTTGAAGGTCAAACAATTACGCCTTATTTCCTAATTTCAGTTGCTGGCGAGGGCTTCTCAATGTTCCAACCAACTGTATGCGATATCCTTGCTGAAGATGGTCTATCGCTTCTGACTAGTAACGCACACATAACTTACACAATAGAAAGGAAGCAGATACTTGGACACATCCTACACTGA
- a CDS encoding pyridine nucleotide-disulfide oxidoreductase, with translation MNISKVKVICRTTRVFKPVIDEKTNEILWLRLFGEDAHNIITVAMKAHLPYTFLRDQIYTHPTLAE, from the coding sequence ATGAATATTTCAAAAGTAAAAGTAATCTGCCGAACTACTAGAGTATTTAAACCAGTTATCGATGAGAAAACCAACGAAATTTTATGGCTTCGTTTATTCGGTGAAGATGCTCATAATATCATCACTGTAGCCATGAAAGCACACTTACCATACACATTCTTACGTGACCAAATCTATACCCATCCTACTTTAGCTGAATGA
- a CDS encoding recombinase family protein, producing MTMSEVVDYLADEYGWSSRDQNEDRQIIALHEVGVPDCNVFMDKQSGKDFNRPQYKKLLRKIKKDDLLYIKSIDRLGRNYEEILEQWRVLTKGKGIDIVVLDMPLLDTRRGKDLMGTFLSDIVLQVLSFVAENERTNIRQRQAEGIAAAKARGVRFGRPPKPLPENFHNSYQRWKARKLTGTAAARSCGMPLATFRYRAEIYENAMLL from the coding sequence ATGACTATGAGCGAGGTGGTTGACTATCTTGCGGACGAATACGGCTGGAGCAGCCGCGACCAGAACGAGGATCGGCAGATTATCGCTCTGCACGAGGTGGGCGTGCCGGATTGCAATGTTTTTATGGACAAGCAGTCCGGCAAGGACTTCAACCGGCCTCAATACAAGAAGCTCCTCCGCAAAATAAAAAAAGACGACCTGCTCTATATCAAGAGCATCGACCGTCTGGGGCGAAACTATGAGGAAATATTGGAGCAATGGCGGGTCCTGACAAAAGGAAAAGGCATAGACATTGTGGTGCTGGATATGCCGTTGTTGGACACTCGCCGGGGCAAAGATCTAATGGGGACATTCCTCAGTGATATTGTGTTGCAAGTGCTGTCCTTCGTGGCGGAGAACGAGCGCACAAACATTCGGCAGCGTCAGGCCGAAGGCATTGCAGCAGCAAAAGCAAGAGGTGTACGGTTTGGGCGTCCGCCTAAACCATTGCCTGAAAATTTCCACAATTCCTATCAACGATGGAAAGCAAGAAAACTAACAGGAACCGCAGCAGCACGGTCTTGTGGTATGCCGCTGGCGACATTTCGCTATCGGGCAGAAATCTACGAAAATGCCATGTTGTTGTAA
- a CDS encoding DNA alkylation repair protein — MEYAEVMTELETLGKERTKKMYLSNGAVEPLFGVTTGSMKPMRKAIKINQDLAEELYASGNYDAMYFAGVIADANAMTEADYDRWINQAYCFMLADWVVAVTLSEADIAQEVADKWIVSGEELRMSAGWSTYCWLLGRLKDDNFDKDKLSAMLEQVKETIHDQPERTKHSMNNFVYTVGLSYIPLSEKALSLAEEIGELVIEREHKKPQTLNAYASIQKEIERDRIGFKRKYVRC; from the coding sequence ATGGAATACGCTGAAGTGATGACGGAACTGGAAACTTTGGGGAAAGAACGGACCAAGAAAATGTACCTGTCAAATGGGGCGGTTGAGCCGTTATTTGGGGTAACGACTGGGTCTATGAAACCCATGCGGAAGGCGATTAAAATCAATCAAGACCTTGCTGAAGAATTGTATGCATCAGGAAACTATGATGCCATGTACTTTGCGGGTGTGATTGCGGATGCTAATGCCATGACGGAAGCGGATTATGACCGGTGGATCAACCAAGCTTACTGCTTTATGTTGGCTGATTGGGTGGTTGCTGTGACCTTATCTGAAGCGGATATCGCCCAAGAAGTGGCGGACAAGTGGATTGTCTCTGGCGAGGAATTGAGGATGTCAGCTGGCTGGTCGACTTATTGCTGGTTGTTAGGTCGGTTGAAAGACGACAATTTTGATAAAGATAAGTTGTCAGCTATGTTGGAACAAGTTAAAGAAACCATTCATGATCAACCTGAACGGACCAAGCATTCAATGAACAACTTTGTTTATACGGTTGGCTTATCCTATATTCCTTTATCCGAAAAAGCCCTATCATTAGCGGAAGAAATTGGTGAATTAGTGATTGAGCGGGAACACAAGAAACCACAAACTTTGAATGCTTATGCGTCGATTCAAAAGGAAATTGAAAGAGATCGGATAGGTTTTAAACGTAAATACGTCAGATGTTAA
- a CDS encoding 3-oxoacyl-ACP reductase, translating to MDTSYTDYPKLPAQLKVIVTGGMSGIGSSQVQHFLEKGHRVLAVDLKEDAELVNKWTTSYPENFSFRKADCSDLMAVTILFQELKTSWNAIDVLCNTAGVLDDYKPLDQTDPTTWQTIISSNLQVAYNMTYTALPMLLANPTSRLINMASIAGLTAGGGGIAYTTAKHAIVGFTKQMAYDYAGQGLVANAIAPGAIMTPMNQADFVGDSPMADQVMAQTPAKRWASPDEVAALTLFLASDQAAYMQGNTIPVDGGWLIR from the coding sequence TTGGACACATCCTACACTGACTATCCTAAACTCCCCGCCCAATTAAAGGTTATCGTTACAGGCGGCATGTCTGGTATTGGTAGCAGTCAGGTACAACACTTTCTAGAAAAAGGCCATCGCGTTTTGGCTGTCGATCTTAAGGAAGATGCAGAGTTGGTTAATAAATGGACTACTAGCTACCCGGAAAACTTTAGCTTTCGCAAAGCGGATTGTAGCGATTTAATGGCAGTAACTATCCTTTTTCAAGAATTAAAAACTTCTTGGAACGCCATTGATGTACTATGTAATACAGCCGGCGTCCTTGACGATTACAAACCTTTAGATCAAACGGACCCAACAACCTGGCAAACGATTATTTCTAGTAATTTACAAGTTGCTTATAATATGACCTATACAGCTTTACCCATGCTATTAGCCAATCCTACTTCTCGATTAATCAATATGGCTTCGATCGCGGGCTTAACGGCTGGTGGTGGCGGGATTGCTTATACAACAGCTAAGCATGCTATAGTAGGCTTTACTAAACAGATGGCCTACGACTATGCGGGGCAAGGGTTAGTCGCTAACGCAATTGCCCCTGGTGCCATCATGACGCCAATGAACCAAGCTGATTTTGTGGGTGACAGTCCCATGGCCGACCAAGTGATGGCCCAAACACCGGCTAAACGGTGGGCAAGTCCTGATGAAGTAGCAGCCCTGACCTTATTTTTAGCTAGCGACCAGGCAGCCTACATGCAGGGCAATACCATACCTGTCGATGGCGGTTGGCTGATCCGGTAA
- a CDS encoding QueT transporter family protein — MNNANDTITPSRFTTLDITKIAVVAALYVVITLVIAPISYGPVQFRISESLNFLALHNKRYIWGVSIGVFIANFLTYGPIDMIVGAVSTFIFLYIGRWLGDYLVKMAMQAQFGLLSDQWIRYITLTVVFALSMFTTTTTIVLVGADAAFLPIYLSLALSEFAAMTLGMFIMYPLSKRIDFDR; from the coding sequence ATGAATAACGCAAATGATACAATCACCCCTTCACGTTTTACCACTCTAGATATAACCAAGATTGCCGTCGTGGCAGCCTTATACGTGGTCATCACCCTAGTCATCGCACCAATTTCTTACGGACCCGTTCAATTCCGGATTTCTGAATCTCTAAACTTCTTAGCCCTTCACAATAAACGCTATATCTGGGGAGTTTCTATCGGTGTTTTCATCGCCAACTTCCTGACTTACGGCCCAATCGACATGATCGTCGGCGCTGTTTCAACCTTTATCTTTCTATACATTGGTCGCTGGTTAGGTGATTATCTTGTTAAAATGGCTATGCAGGCGCAATTTGGCTTATTGTCCGACCAATGGATTCGCTATATTACTTTGACAGTGGTTTTCGCCCTATCCATGTTCACAACCACTACAACAATCGTATTAGTCGGTGCCGACGCCGCCTTCTTACCGATTTACTTATCACTTGCCCTGTCTGAATTTGCGGCCATGACCCTTGGTATGTTCATTATGTATCCATTAAGCAAACGGATCGATTTCGACCGCTAA
- a CDS encoding YczE/YyaS/YitT family protein encodes MKDYLNKDLLIRSIVAFIGCVAIAFGISLSGTIDMGMDPYSAMNMGISALTGIRFGTVVVIFNVFIFLAVVFVDRSQFGLGTIINWLFVGYIVEFFDFLFNQAGLGDGDMNLLIRVVLTVIAGTVFLFGAALYISAGIGTAPLDAIAPTVEEKSKFSYAQVRFAHEILCLLIALLLGGPVGLMTVYLGFFAGPMISTFRAKLAEPIVHKLTGSKI; translated from the coding sequence ATGAAAGATTATTTGAATAAAGATTTACTGATCCGATCCATTGTGGCCTTTATTGGCTGTGTGGCAATTGCATTTGGCATCTCATTATCTGGGACGATCGATATGGGGATGGATCCATATAGTGCAATGAATATGGGGATTTCGGCCTTAACGGGCATTCGGTTTGGTACGGTAGTTGTTATTTTTAATGTATTTATATTTTTAGCCGTAGTCTTCGTTGACCGTAGTCAATTTGGCTTGGGTACAATTATCAACTGGTTGTTTGTTGGTTATATCGTGGAATTCTTTGATTTCCTTTTTAACCAAGCAGGTTTAGGTGATGGTGATATGAATTTATTGATCCGTGTTGTATTGACCGTTATTGCCGGAACGGTATTTCTATTTGGGGCAGCCTTATACATTTCGGCCGGAATTGGTACAGCACCCTTAGACGCTATTGCACCAACTGTTGAGGAGAAAAGTAAATTTTCTTATGCACAAGTCCGTTTTGCTCATGAAATTTTATGCTTACTGATAGCCTTATTATTAGGTGGTCCGGTTGGCTTAATGACTGTTTATTTAGGTTTCTTCGCGGGACCGATGATTTCAACTTTTAGAGCTAAACTGGCTGAACCCATTGTTCATAAATTAACTGGCAGTAAAATTTAG
- a CDS encoding MBL fold metallo-hydrolase: MRQLKQLTERVYYMPADGDLDRPVLGYIKGDKFSLRIDAGNSASHVANFDQEVERLGLPKEAMTLITHWHWDHTYGIHAVDTPVLANKKTNAQLGVMAEWKWTEEAMQERLETGEECAFCDQYIRVEYDNPVSQIKVKQADLEFEGELNIDLGNLEVIVFPVVNPHSEDGVVIYIPSEKVAFIGDAITEDFYNNSYLDPEKMAVLRQTLSELDADFYLHGHIDPISFEELDAFMQV, encoded by the coding sequence ATGAGACAATTAAAGCAATTAACAGAACGTGTGTATTATATGCCGGCGGATGGGGATTTGGACCGCCCAGTTCTGGGTTATATCAAAGGAGACAAGTTTTCCTTGCGAATTGATGCTGGAAATTCTGCCAGCCATGTAGCGAATTTTGACCAGGAAGTTGAACGCTTAGGATTACCTAAAGAAGCCATGACTTTAATTACCCATTGGCATTGGGACCATACTTATGGGATTCATGCGGTGGATACGCCGGTCTTAGCGAATAAAAAAACCAATGCGCAATTAGGGGTGATGGCTGAGTGGAAGTGGACTGAGGAAGCGATGCAAGAACGCCTTGAAACAGGCGAAGAATGTGCTTTTTGTGACCAATATATACGTGTTGAGTATGACAATCCAGTTAGCCAAATTAAAGTAAAACAAGCTGATTTGGAATTTGAGGGTGAGCTGAATATTGATTTAGGTAACCTTGAAGTGATAGTTTTCCCAGTGGTGAATCCGCACTCTGAAGATGGGGTGGTTATCTATATTCCGTCTGAAAAAGTGGCCTTCATTGGTGATGCCATTACTGAAGACTTCTACAACAATTCTTATTTAGACCCTGAGAAAATGGCTGTCTTACGTCAAACTTTGAGTGAACTGGACGCTGATTTCTACTTGCATGGCCACATTGACCCAATTTCGTTTGAGGAATTAGACGCGTTTATGCAAGTTTAG
- a CDS encoding ornithine cyclodeaminase family protein codes for MTLLLNVKDIRGLVDMAETVNIVERTYHEMGQGKVINPSKVNLDLGETGNYPFYDGFMNAMPAYIDWLNMAGMKWIGGFYGGRRAAGFPYMTGMILLLDPHVGRFLSVMDGAYITNLRTGAQTAVALSYFNLGESISLGMFGAGTQARTQVIAITKRYKINRLVVWNHRRSTAEAFKEDIAHLIDGEVIIADKPEDATDNDVLITVTGATAPFITGDMIKPGTIIMPMGSRGEITDDIIINVDHIYVDHRAQALHRGALKKLTDEGRLSEKDITADFGQLATGQVAPKHNENTTTIVIPIGIGALDVAVAGYVYHKAMIQGLGQQFDFDLLGGDNTINYMEPDLEKQ; via the coding sequence ATGACATTATTACTGAATGTTAAAGACATCCGAGGGTTGGTCGATATGGCAGAGACCGTCAACATTGTCGAAAGAACCTATCATGAAATGGGTCAAGGCAAGGTTATCAACCCAAGCAAGGTGAATTTAGACTTAGGTGAAACGGGTAATTACCCCTTCTACGACGGCTTTATGAATGCCATGCCAGCCTATATCGACTGGTTAAACATGGCTGGAATGAAGTGGATTGGTGGCTTTTATGGTGGTCGTCGAGCAGCCGGATTCCCCTACATGACAGGGATGATCCTCTTGTTAGACCCACATGTGGGACGGTTCTTATCCGTTATGGACGGGGCTTATATTACAAACCTTAGAACAGGTGCGCAAACCGCTGTCGCCCTATCATACTTTAACCTAGGCGAATCCATTTCACTGGGTATGTTTGGGGCTGGTACCCAGGCCAGAACCCAAGTTATTGCCATCACTAAACGGTATAAAATCAACCGTCTAGTCGTATGGAACCACCGCCGTTCAACAGCAGAAGCTTTTAAAGAGGACATCGCCCACCTTATCGATGGTGAAGTTATCATTGCAGATAAACCTGAGGACGCCACAGATAATGACGTGCTGATTACGGTCACAGGAGCTACCGCACCCTTTATCACAGGTGACATGATCAAACCGGGTACCATCATCATGCCAATGGGGTCACGTGGCGAAATCACAGACGATATCATCATTAACGTCGATCATATTTATGTAGACCACAGAGCTCAAGCCCTTCACCGTGGCGCTTTGAAGAAGCTAACAGATGAAGGTCGCCTATCCGAAAAAGATATTACCGCAGATTTCGGTCAGTTAGCTACAGGCCAAGTGGCACCGAAGCATAATGAAAACACGACCACCATCGTTATTCCAATCGGTATTGGTGCACTCGACGTCGCAGTCGCAGGCTACGTCTACCACAAAGCCATGATACAAGGTCTTGGTCAACAATTCGACTTCGACCTCCTAGGCGGAGACAATACCATCAATTACATGGAACCAGACTTGGAAAAACAATAA
- a CDS encoding helix-turn-helix domain-containing protein — protein sequence MNTKLTVPEILKDLRVAQGLTLEQLAEQTKLSKSALGKYESDEVRDISPYAIVQLADFYKVSTDYLLGVEQNKNHPNTELAALHLSDDAIDVLKAGKYNHRLLSEILCHKDFQCMMLDAEIYVDRIADMRVNDMNAMLEAVRQMLLAKQEGKQDDLYLRTLELAQVQENEYFGHVVSRDLTDILCDIRENHKPDMTTADETSVAAQMQNQLQSAMNFEGSAEEKKARAFLTTFGIDYDAISKEQFVNLIEVLKLSKHMKSPISQRGKASPYQSHGKGKKKRK from the coding sequence ATGAACACAAAACTCACAGTCCCGGAAATATTGAAAGATTTGCGCGTGGCGCAGGGCTTGACGCTGGAACAGCTTGCGGAGCAGACCAAACTTTCCAAATCCGCACTCGGCAAATATGAGAGTGATGAAGTCCGGGACATCAGCCCCTATGCCATCGTCCAGCTTGCAGATTTTTACAAGGTGTCCACGGATTATCTGCTTGGTGTGGAGCAAAATAAAAATCACCCAAACACAGAGCTTGCGGCTCTGCATTTGAGTGACGATGCGATTGATGTATTAAAAGCCGGTAAATACAATCACCGGCTGCTGTCTGAAATCCTCTGCCACAAAGATTTTCAGTGCATGATGCTGGACGCGGAGATTTATGTTGACAGGATCGCAGATATGCGGGTCAACGATATGAACGCCATGCTGGAAGCAGTGCGGCAAATGCTGCTTGCCAAGCAAGAGGGAAAGCAAGATGATTTGTACCTTCGGACATTGGAGCTGGCACAAGTGCAGGAGAATGAATACTTCGGTCATGTGGTTTCCCGCGATTTGACCGACATTCTCTGTGACATTCGGGAAAATCACAAGCCCGATATGACTACGGCAGACGAAACATCCGTAGCGGCGCAGATGCAAAATCAGTTACAGTCTGCTATGAATTTTGAGGGCAGTGCAGAGGAAAAGAAAGCGCGGGCTTTCCTCACAACCTTTGGCATTGACTATGATGCTATCTCCAAAGAGCAGTTCGTCAATCTGATTGAAGTCCTCAAGCTGTCCAAACACATGAAAAGCCCAATCAGCCAGCGAGGCAAGGCAAGCCCTTATCAATCTCACGGAAAAGGTAAGAAGAAACGCAAATAA
- a CDS encoding heavy metal translocating P-type ATPase → MMTENRDCHTEEKNHVHHGHNHGEHDTKLAARLYILGLIAFVLGLIIGNWQSSIGNILMVLSLILSGYHVLGEGFGDTIRDTMSAGKFKPNIHLLMGLAAVGALLIGSFYEAALLILIFAGAHFLEDYAEGRSRREITNLMNLNPTEALLLQTDGSTQKVAVDQLQIGDQVQVLNGGQIPTDGRIVKGATVINEASINGESMPKEKTVGDEVFGATINGDHAIVVEVTKNPDETVFAKILQMVEASQANLTPAATKIKKIEPIYVTTVLAIFPFIVLLGPWIFGWEWAEAWYRGLIFLISASPCALAASAVPATLSAISNLARHGVLFKGGAYLANLIDLKAIAFDKTGTLTKGEPEVTDYFFVDGIQDDAILPVVVAMESQSNHPLARAILQEFKAHTKPLTDPIEVTNDLGKGLSGAYASHTYQIGKPSIFTIVPDKIKRHTDELSADGKTVVYIAKDDAVIGYIAMMDTPNQAAKAAIDYLHQADVHTVMITGDNQVTGQAVANQVGIDQVVANVLPEEKAQIVKDLQAEYGQVGMTGDGVNDAPALVQADIGFAMGDGTDVAIDVADVVVMANDLDKLTYAHQVSKDLSRITWQNMAFSMFVVLVLVILNFMGIADIALGVLFHEGSTILVILNGLRLLRGKRNNI, encoded by the coding sequence ATGATGACTGAAAATAGAGATTGTCATACGGAAGAAAAAAATCATGTTCACCATGGTCATAACCATGGTGAACATGATACCAAACTAGCTGCGAGACTATATATACTAGGATTGATTGCCTTTGTACTTGGATTAATCATCGGTAACTGGCAAAGTTCTATAGGTAATATCCTTATGGTATTATCCCTTATCCTTTCTGGCTACCACGTGTTAGGTGAGGGCTTTGGTGATACTATTCGAGACACCATGTCCGCTGGTAAATTCAAACCCAATATCCACTTATTGATGGGGCTGGCGGCAGTTGGCGCTTTATTAATTGGCTCTTTCTATGAAGCAGCCCTATTAATTTTAATTTTCGCGGGTGCCCACTTCCTAGAAGATTATGCGGAAGGGCGGTCGCGACGTGAAATTACCAACCTGATGAATTTGAACCCAACTGAAGCCTTACTATTACAGACTGATGGTTCAACCCAAAAGGTGGCGGTTGACCAACTGCAAATCGGTGACCAAGTCCAAGTCTTAAATGGGGGTCAAATCCCTACTGATGGCCGAATTGTCAAAGGGGCTACTGTCATCAACGAAGCCTCTATCAATGGCGAATCAATGCCTAAAGAAAAAACAGTAGGTGACGAGGTATTTGGGGCGACCATTAACGGGGACCACGCTATTGTGGTAGAAGTCACGAAGAATCCGGATGAAACCGTCTTTGCAAAAATCCTGCAAATGGTGGAAGCGTCCCAAGCCAATTTGACACCAGCTGCCACTAAAATCAAGAAAATTGAGCCAATCTATGTCACAACCGTCCTGGCCATTTTCCCATTCATAGTCCTTCTAGGTCCTTGGATTTTCGGCTGGGAATGGGCAGAGGCTTGGTACCGTGGACTGATATTCTTAATTTCCGCCTCACCATGTGCCTTGGCCGCTTCAGCAGTGCCCGCAACCCTATCGGCTATTTCAAACTTGGCCCGCCACGGCGTCCTATTCAAAGGTGGCGCTTACCTAGCCAATCTGATTGATTTAAAAGCCATTGCCTTTGATAAAACCGGCACCTTGACCAAGGGTGAACCCGAAGTGACCGACTACTTTTTTGTTGACGGAATCCAAGACGATGCAATCTTGCCAGTAGTTGTCGCGATGGAAAGTCAATCCAACCATCCCTTGGCCCGTGCCATTTTACAAGAATTTAAAGCCCACACAAAACCCTTAACCGACCCGATTGAAGTGACGAATGACCTTGGAAAAGGGCTGAGCGGGGCCTACGCTAGCCACACTTATCAAATCGGTAAACCGTCAATATTCACTATCGTTCCAGACAAAATCAAGAGGCACACAGACGAATTGTCGGCGGACGGGAAAACGGTGGTTTATATCGCAAAAGACGATGCAGTTATCGGCTACATAGCTATGATGGATACGCCAAACCAAGCGGCTAAAGCAGCCATCGACTACCTCCACCAAGCGGATGTTCATACTGTCATGATCACGGGGGACAACCAAGTGACTGGGCAGGCAGTCGCTAATCAAGTGGGGATTGACCAAGTTGTGGCCAATGTTTTACCTGAAGAGAAGGCCCAAATTGTTAAAGACTTACAAGCTGAATACGGACAAGTTGGGATGACAGGGGACGGGGTCAATGACGCGCCAGCTCTAGTGCAAGCAGATATTGGTTTCGCTATGGGTGACGGAACGGATGTGGCAATTGACGTTGCTGATGTTGTTGTGATGGCTAATGACCTGGACAAATTGACTTATGCCCACCAAGTATCCAAAGATTTAAGCCGAATTACTTGGCAGAATATGGCCTTTTCAATGTTTGTGGTGCTCGTTTTAGTCATCTTGAATTTCATGGGCATTGCTGATATTGCTCTTGGCGTCCTTTTCCATGAAGGCTCAACAATTTTAGTTATCTTGAATGGCTTACGCTTGTTGCGTGGGAAAAGGAATAACATTTAA